In Bradyrhizobium erythrophlei, a single genomic region encodes these proteins:
- a CDS encoding ABC transporter permease, translated as MNFRAVGAIYKFEMARTWRTLLQSIVSPVVSTSLYFVVFGAAIGSRITEVEGVSYGTFIVPGLVMLSVLTQSIANASFGIYFPKFVGTIYEILSAPISYFEIVLGYVGAAATKSIVLGLIILATAGLFVPLHIHHPIWMLTFLVLTAVTFSLFGFIIGIWADGFEKLQMIPMLVVTPLTFLGGSFYSVNMLPSGWRTITLLNPVVYLISGFRWSFYEIADVSVALSVGMTVAFLVVCMIVVAWIFKTGYRLKN; from the coding sequence ATGAATTTCCGGGCCGTCGGCGCAATCTACAAGTTTGAAATGGCGCGCACCTGGCGCACGCTGCTGCAAAGCATCGTGTCACCCGTGGTGTCGACCTCGCTTTACTTCGTGGTGTTCGGCGCCGCCATTGGCTCGCGCATCACAGAGGTCGAGGGTGTGAGCTACGGCACCTTCATCGTGCCGGGCCTCGTGATGCTGTCGGTGCTGACCCAGAGCATTGCGAACGCCTCGTTCGGCATCTACTTCCCGAAATTCGTCGGCACCATCTACGAAATCCTCTCGGCGCCGATTTCCTATTTCGAGATCGTGCTCGGCTATGTCGGGGCGGCCGCGACCAAATCGATCGTGCTCGGCCTCATCATCCTGGCGACCGCCGGCCTGTTCGTGCCGCTGCACATTCACCATCCGATCTGGATGCTGACTTTCCTGGTGCTGACGGCGGTGACGTTCAGCCTGTTCGGCTTCATCATCGGCATCTGGGCCGATGGTTTCGAAAAACTCCAGATGATTCCGATGCTGGTGGTGACGCCGCTGACCTTCCTCGGCGGCAGCTTCTATTCGGTGAACATGCTGCCGTCAGGCTGGCGCACCATCACGCTGCTCAATCCGGTGGTCTATCTGATCTCGGGCTTCCGCTGGAGCTTCTATGAGATCGCGGACGTCAGCGTCGCCCTAAGCGTCGGCATGACCGTGGCCTTCCTCGTCGTCTGCATGATCGTGGTGGCGTGGATCTTCAAGACCGGATACCGGCTGAAGAATTGA